A single Populus nigra chromosome 13, ddPopNigr1.1, whole genome shotgun sequence DNA region contains:
- the LOC133670841 gene encoding patatin-like protein 2, with protein sequence MQIPTSPPQPPTHRNQITVLSVDGGGIRGIIPGTILAFLESELQKLDGAEARLADYFDVISGTSTGGLVTAMLPAPNERNRPLFAAKDINNFYLENCPKIFPQDGSPFASAANLVKTLTGPKYDGKFLHSIVKEKLGDTRLRQTLTNIVIPNFDIKRLQPTIFSNYQVKNNPSTDALLSDICIGTSSAPTYLPAHYFESKDPSGKVREFNLIDGGVGANNPLVAISEVSKAINRESPDSFRMNPMEYGRFLVLSLGTGTAKSEEKYDADEAAKWGIFGWRTSDHSSPLVDVFTQASGDMVDFHISTVFQALNSEENYLRIQDDTLTGTLSSVDVATKENLENLVKVGEKLLEKPVSRVNLATGVFEPINKMTNEEALTTLAKLLSREKQLREVRSSFFGKASASKL encoded by the exons ATGCAAATTCCAACATCCCCTCCTCAACCTCCAACACATAGAAACCAAATCACCGTTCTTAGCGTTGATGGAGGTGGAATAAGAGGCATTATACCAGGAACTATCCTTGCCTTTTTGGAGTCTGAGCTTCAG AAGCTGGATGGTGCAGAGGCAAGACTTGCAGACTACTTTGATGTGATTTCAGGGACCAGCACTGGTGGCCTCGTGACTGCTATGCTACCTGCCCCTAATGAGCGAAACCGCCCTTTGTTTGCTGCTAAAGACATTAACAACTTCTACTTAGAGAATTGCCCTAAAATCTTTCCCCAAGACGG ATCTCCATTTGCTTCAGCTGCAAATCTTGTCAAGACATTGACTGGACCAAAGTATGATGGCAAATTCTTGCATAGCATTGTCAAGGAAAAGTTGGGGGATACACGGTTGCGCCAGACTTTGACAAATATTGTGATCCCAAATTTTGACATCAAGCGCCTCCAGCCAACTATCTTTTCTAACTATCAGGTGAAGAATAACCCATCAACGGATGCCCTTTTGTCCGATATCTGCATTGGAACTTCATCTGCCCCGACTTATCTTCCTGCACATTATTTTGAATCCAAAGATCCATCCGGCAAAGTTAGAGAATTCAATCTTATTGATGGTGGTGTGGGAGCGAACAATCCA TTAGTTGCCATAAGTGAAGTTTCAAAAGCCATCAATAGGGAGAGTCCTGACTCCTTCCGCATGAACCCAATGGAATATGGTCGATTTCTAGTCCTGTCTTTGGGCACTGGTACAGCAAAATCGGAAGAAAAGTATGATGCAGATGAAGCAGCCAAGTGGGGTATCTTTGGATGGCGGACTAGTGATCATTCTTCTCCATTAGTGGATGTTTTTACACAAGCTAGTGGTGACATGGTTGATTTTCATATTTCCACTGTTTTTCAAGCCCTTAACTCTGAAGAAAATTATCTTCGAATTCAG GATGACACATTGACTGGAACACTTTCATCCGTGGATGTTGCTACAAAAGAGAATTTGGAAAATCTTGTGAAAGTGGGAGAGAAATTACTGGAGAAACCAGTTTCAAGAGTGAATTTGGCTACTGGAGTCTTTGAACCTATTAATAAGATGACTAATGAAGAGGCTCTCACAAC GTTGGCTAAATTACTCTCAAGGGAGAAGCAACTTCGTGAAGTTAGGTCATCATTTTTTGGAAAAGCTTCTGCTTCAAAATTATGA